A window of Chromohalobacter canadensis genomic DNA:
GCCATACCATGCAGGCGCGTATGAGCACCGAGTTGCAGCCGATTCCGGGGATCCGCGAGGCGCTCGACCAGCTCACCGAACACCCACGCTGCGTGGCCTCCAACGGCCCGGAGCACAAGATTCGCCGCGCCCTCGACAGTACGGGTCTGCGCGCCTATTTCGGGGACCGCCTCTACAGCGGCTACACCATCGAACGCTGGAAGCCCGATCCCGAGCTGTTCCTGCATGCCGCGCGTGCGATGGGTGTCACACCTGAACACTGCGTGGTCATCGACGATGCCGATGTGGGCGTCGCGGCCGGTCTGGCGGCAGGGATGCGCACGATCCACATCAACCGCTTCCCTGAACGCGAGACGACTCCCGAGGGCGCTATCGCCTTGCACCATATGCGCGACCTACCCAGTGCCGTGGCACGTTTGGAACAGTTGGAAGCCGTGCTCCACTAACCCCACCGATTGGCGTCGAGCGATATCGTGCCTATCGACATGGCGCGTTATCATGGGCGTCTCTCGACACATCGATTCAGGGAGGCGTGCATGGCTTCGCTTCAGGACCAGTTACGCGGACGGGTATACTCCACCGAACACGGCGAGACCTGCCCCGAGTGCCGGGCACCGCTCGCCGAGTGTCGCTGTGCCGAGGCGGCGGAGGAAGAACGCCTGGCGAGCCTCGATGGCATCGTCCGCCTGCGCCGGGAGACCAAGGGCCGCAAGGGCAAAGGCGTGACCCTGGTCGAAGGCGTGCCGCTCAAGACCGACGCGCTCAAGCCCCTGGCCAAGGCGCTTAAGCAACGTTGTGGTACCGGCGGCGCCATCAAGGATGGCATCATCGAGATTCAAGGCGATCAGCGCGACACGCTCAAGGCTGAGCTGGAGGCGCGCGGCTATCGCGTCAAATTGGCCGGCGGTTGAACGCTCCGTCGGCTGCTTTCCCTTTCCCTTTCCCTGTGCGAGGAGACCCTCATGTCCTTGCCTAATGTACCGCGCGGCCTGCATGCCGTACTCACCGGCTTGTTGCTGCTTGGTCTCGTAGGCTGCGCCAGTGGCCCTGATTTCAACACGCTCGATGCCCGGGTCACCTTCGATCAACCGCCCGAGCTGTCGGACGATGCCATTCTCGATGTCACGCTGAAGGATAGCGACGACAACGCCACCGTGGCGGAAAGCCGCTATACGCAGTTCGACACCACCGCGACCGAGGCCACGCTGCAATACGACCAAGGCGCCATCGAGGCGGCACATACGTACGTCTTGCAGGCCGAAGTGCGCGACCAAGGACGGCTGACTCATCTCAACCGCGAGCGCGTCGAAGTCTTCAACGGCGAGACCGGCACCACACCGACCGTGACACTGGAGCCCGCTTCACCTTAATGAGTGAGCGACGCGGACGCGCAGCGATACCCGGCGCGGCTAAGTGCTGGCCGCCGGGGCCCGGGACGAAACCTCATCGGCAGGCGTCACGACTGTCAGGTGACGCAGCGCGGCCTCCAGCGTCTCGCCCACCGACGCTTCGACCTTGAGGCTGAACAGCGCGTCGGCGCGCGTGCGCCCCATGTTGATGCAGGCCATCGGCTTGCCCAACTCCGCCGCTCGCCGCGCGAAGCGATAGCCCGAATAAACCATCAGCGACGAGCCTACCACCAGCATCGCATCGGCGCGTTCAAGCGCAGCGAATGCCGCGTCCACGCGGGGGCGTGGCACGCTGTCGCCGAAAAACACCACATCGGGCTTGAAGATACCGTCACCGCAACGCGCGCAGGACAACAGCGAAAAATCGCTGAAGTCATCATGCGCCAGGTCGGCATCGCCATCCGGCCCGACGCTCGCCTCCAGGCCAGTCCAATGGGGGTTGAGACGCGTCAGGGCGGCGTGCACGGCATGGCGCATCTGGGTCGCTCCGCAGTGCATGCAGCGCACCACGTCGGCCTGGCCGTGCAGGTCGATCACACGCCGCGAGCCGGCGCGCTGGTGCAGCCCGTCGACATTCTGCGTAACCAACTGCTCGAGGCGTCCGGCACGCTCCAGCGCGGCCAGCGCATAGTGCCCACGTCCCGGACGCGCCTCGGATAGCGCCTGGAATCCCACCAGGCTACGCGCCCAGTAGCGGCGACGCGCGGTATCGCTATGCATGAACGTCTGATGCGTCATCGGCGGCGAGCGTTTCCAGGCGCCCTGCTCATCACGATAGTCAGGGATACCGCTATCGGTACTCATTCCGGCGCCTGTGAGCACGAACAACCGCGAATGATGAGAAAGAAAGGTCGCCAAAGACGACGCTGAGGAATCGGACATCGTGATCTCCCGGGCAAAGCCGATACTCCATGATACAACCGGCGTCCCACGTCGCGACAAGCGCCCATCGCTCATCGGCATCGCCGTTCCCCGGCAAGCTAGCTAGAATGAGCGTTCATGCAACACGTTCTCGACCAGGATGACCGTGATGGCTTGGCTGGAATACGTACTACCGATCATTTTTCTCGCCCCGCTCGGCGCCACCGCGCTAGTAGTGCTGGCACTGCGCCACCTGGAAGACGGGGCACTGGTATCGCCCTATGACGGACGCACACTGCGCGAGTCCGCGCAGTCGCTACGCGACCGACTCGACCGCGCCTATGCTGCGCTCTTCCTGGATGGCGCGTTGGGCCCCATCATCACCCTGGCGCCGTTGGTCTACGGCATGGGCCGCATGCTATTCGCCAATCGTCACAGTTGGCTGGAGTGGGCACTTTACGGGCTTTTGACCACCTTATTGGCGTTGGTGCTGTGCTTTCGCTTGATTCGCGACGTGCAGCGCATTCGGCGCCTCAAGCTAGGATTGGCCTGCGAACTGGCAGTCGGCCAGGAGCTGGAGCGTTTGATCCGCCCCGAGGCGCACCCGTATTGCGTGTTCCATGACGTGCCCACCGACAGCACCACCATCGACCACGTCGTGGTCACCCCGCACGGCATCTTCGTGGTCCAGGTCAGCGCCCGCACACCGCCGCTGGACATCGCCGGCGCGCCGCGCACCACGGTCGCGGTCTCCGGCCAACGGTTGCGCTTCCCCGGCTGGAGCGAGCGTCAATCGTTGGCCCATACGCAACTGGCCACGGCCTGGTGTCGCCAATGGCTGGCGCGACGCTCGCTGGGCGATGTCGCCGTGCAGGGTGTTCTGGTCCTGCCTGGCTGGGAGGTAGAGATCGAAAAAGCTCCCACCGGGCTGATGGTCGTCAACGGCGAAGGGCTCGCCGCTCTACTCGACGGCACCCCGCTCAAACCCATTAATGACGACGTGCACCACCACGTAGTGCAGGCACTCGATCAGCGCGTCAAACGCGCCGAGCCTCGCGCTGCCCCTTGAACGACTCATGCTGAGGCGTCGTTTTCGCGCGCGTCGGCACCTCACCCAGCGTCACTCGCCAGCACCTCCATGACCACGATGGTCAGGGTGACGCTCCAGCCGGCCACCACCAAGACGACGCTATCCAGCCAGGTAAACTCGCTCACATCCCCTTCCCCATTTGTCTCACCTGACTGTCTAAATTAGCAGGCTTCCGGGTGCGCTGCCGGCAAGCCCGCTCCGCAGCGTTTCAAGGCTCTATACATATGCTGCGAGCAGGTAAGCAAACGCTCGTTTTTCGTAATGTTTCAACATTATCGACCAAACATTAAACAAACGAACTATCCGGACTGAGGTAAAAACGGCGAAAACCCGCTATTTCCTAGGCAAGTCGATGCTTAGCATCAGGAGTAAGTTTAGAGATTAAACTTTAGTGGCGTTTATACCATAGTCAAAATGAAAACTTACGACACCATGCTAATAATGTCGTAAATGGCGAAAACATCATTCGACCATCGCACTTAGCAAATAACGCCGCTTCGCGAACAACAACGTTTCGAGAACAACAACAAGGGAATCCTCATGCCGACGCTGCCGACACGCCAACGGCGCACCCGTTTCGCGCGGGCCAGAGAACACGTTCATCTCGTCCATTCACCGTTCACAGGAGGTACCAATCCCCCTGCGCAACGACCTCGGCGCCGGTCCTAGAGACTCGCTGAGCGACGCGCACGCACCATCGCGTTTCACACGCCATGAAACGATTCAACGTCACCATGACCAACAACATCATAAGGGACATCTCATGAGAGACTCACGCCAACTCATGCGCCGGCCGCTACTCGCGACCCTGGTCGGCGCTTCCTGTCTCATGCCGGCGCTGGCCCATGCCGACATCAATCCCAACTTCTTCGGCTACGCGCGCTCGGGCATTGGTTCCACTGCCGGCGGTGGCAGCCAGACCTGCTTCAAGGCGGCGGGGGCGCCCGCCAAGTATCGACTGGGCAACGAGTGCGAAACCTACGCCGAGCTCGGCCTGGGCGCCAACCTCTTCGACCAGCAAGGCACAAGCTTCGACTTCGCCAGCCGCGTCGCCTACGTCACCTCGCAGGCCAACGACGACGAATCGCTCAAGGACGACGACAACAACATCGCTCTGCGCGAAATGTTCGTCACCGGCACCAACGCCATCAGCGGCCTGCCGGATGGCTCTACGCTGTGGGCCGGTAAGCGCTTCTACAAGCGTCACGATATCCACATGAACGACTACTACTACTGGGACGTCTCGGGTCCAGGCGTGGGGATCTCGGACATCGACATGGGCTTCGGTAACCTCAGCCTCGCCTGGGTGAGAAGCACCGGCTCTGACGGCGACAATCTGCCCGACGAAGATCAACGCCTCTCCGATGACACCATCGACATGCGCTTGACGGACATTGCCACCAATCCCGGTGGCTCGCTGCAACTGGGCCTCGACTATGGCCGTGCCTCGCTATCGGAATGGCAAGAGGACTACTACGACGACGAAGGCGTCGACTACGACGAGGGCGACAAAGGCTGGATGGGCACCATCGAGCATACCCAGTCGAACTGGTTCGGCGGCTCCAACACCGTGGCCCTGCAGTATGCCACCGATGGCATCATCACCAGTGACGGCAACGCCGTGGGTCGCTCCACTGGCAGTCTTGAACAGGAAGGCGACATGTGGCGCATCCTCGACCACGGCCATGTCTGGCTGGTGCCGGACAAGCTCGATCTGCTCTACGCCGCCATCTATGAAGACAAGAACATGGACGACAATACTGGCCGTAAGTGGTTCTCGGCAGGCGTGCGTCCGGTGTACTACTGGAACGACATCATGAGCACGGCGGTGGAGCTCGGTTACGACCACATTGAGCCGCAAAGCAATGTCGGCGGCTACGACGGAGGCGACCATCACCTCACCAAGCTGACCCTCGCCCAGCAGTGGTCGGCCGGGCGTGGCGCCATGGTACGCCCCACCATTCGCTTGTTCGCCACCTACGCCAAGTGGAGCGGCGATGCCTATGAAGAACGTGGGGCCAACGAATATCGCCAAGCCCACGCATTGGACACCAACTCAGGTCCCAATAACGTCGACTTCAACGACACAGACGGTCTGACCTTCGGCGCTCAGATGGAGGTCTGGTGGGGCAGTTGATCGCACGGCGGGCCGCCGCCCGCCGGCAACGCTAGTCTAGCTGTTTCGATCCTTGAGGCCCCGTCGCATCGATGACGGGGCCGCTTTTGCATTCGGGAGTTCATCGCATGCCACAACGCCCTCTCGCCGCCCTGCTCTCGGGACTGGCCCTGACCAGCCTGGCAGGCTGTGCCACGTTGGTTCCCCACGACGACACCGCCGTGGCGTCGGCCAAGCAAAGCCAACAAGCACTCGCCCAAGCCACGGACTGCTGCGACACGCTCGCCGCCTTGCCCTATCAGCCATTGGCGGTCGGCGAGTCACAGTCATTAACGCTCGACACACAGGCCCCGATGCACCGTTTCGAGGACGGGGCCAGCTACTTCCAGGCGTTCGAATTGCCCAGCACGCGCGAGCCGCTGACGTTCAAACTCACCAGCACCATCGCCAATGATCAAGTCTTCGCCCCCACGGTGCTGATCCTCAACGAGGATTTTCAGCCCACACAGCGCGTCGCCAGCGATAAATTCGACTACCTCAGTCCCAATGGTTTCGCCGGTGCGCGTTTGGGTGCCACCTTCGACATCACCCCCGGCCCCGATGCCGCCTACCTAGTGGTCTACAGCAACGAGACCGCGCGCCAGGGCACGACGCAGTATGAAAGCGCGGAAAAAGTCTACGCCCGCGTACGCGGCCTCGCGCTTCCCCCTGGCCCTGATCCCATCGCCGAGCACACCGCAACCGGCAACGTCACTCTGGAAAGCGAATCCCGAGAGACCGGCGGTGGCCTGCTAACGCCGATTCTCGGCACACGCTCGCATGCCGACAGTGTGACGGAGACTCGCACCGCGACTGCACGCGACGAGCAAGCCTCTTCGTCAAGCGGCGATAGCGACAATGCCTCCGCCCCCGACTTCGATTACCGGCGGATGATCAACGCCGCCCTCAAGGCCGACGACATCGAGCTGGCCATGCAACTGGCCGAACGCGCCGAGCGCGAAGGCCATAGCGGCACCCGCGCCTGGCTCGCCGAGCGCCTGCGCAGCGCCTCGCCGTAACCCCGCGCCTGCGCGGCGAGTGGCAAGCACATTACTCGCCGCGCAGGCGGCCGCCCATCTCCTGCGCCAGGTCGACGGCGTAGTGGTCGGTCATGCCGCCGATGAAGTCGAGCATGCGCCGATAGCTGGCGTAGAGCGACCACGAGGGCTTGGGTGTGTTCTCGCCGATCAACGCCAGCACGCGCTGGTGCTTGAAGGATGACTCACCGCTGTGATGTAACTCATACGCTGCGCCAATGAAGGCCTCGAGGAGAATGCCCAGCGTCGTATAAGCGCCGATTTCCAGCTTGGCCTTGCGTTCGTTCTGGAAGATACGCTCGCGGGCGATCTGCTTGGCCGTGCCGACCCCCCAGCCTAGATCGGGATGACACAGCTCGAGCAGGTCGCCATTCAGCGTGCCGTTCAGCAGCGCATTTTCATGCTGCACGAAGACCGCCGCGACATCGTTCACCGCACGCTCCATCGCCGCGCCGCGCAAGGCCGCGATACGCCGACGCTGGGACACGCCCCGAGCACGCATGTCGTCATAGCCCGATGGCGTTCCCCCGGCGATCTGGATGAGCACCTCGGCGACTTCGTCGTAGCGCAGAATGCCCATCTCCAGGCCGTCCTCGAGATCCAGCAACGCATAGCAGATATCGTCGGCGGCCTCGACGAGATACGCCAGCGGATGCCGGCACCAGGCGGTTTCGCCATGCGGTAACAAGCCCAGACGCTCGGCAACCTCGCCCAATTGCTCGCGCTCCGACTGGTAACAACCGAACTTGCCGGCCCGCGAGGCGCGCTCCACCGTCCACGGATACTTGAGCATCGTGCCAAGCGTGGCGGCGGTCAGGCGCATGCCGCCGTTGAACTGGTTGTATTCGATCTGGGTGACGATGCGAAACCCTTGGGCGTTGCCCTCGTAGGTCAGCAGATCCTCGCGCTCGGCCGGCGAAAGCTCGGCCAACAGCCCGCTGCCCTCCGCCTCGGCGCGCTTGAACCAGTCGCGGATGGCATATTCGCCGGCATGCCCGAATGGCGGATTGCCGATGTCGTGCCCCAGGCAGGCCGCCTGCACGATAACGCCCAGATCGGCCGGCGTGATCCAGTCCGGCAGTCGCTCGCGCAACTCCTCGCCGACGATCATGCCCAGCGAGCGCCCCACGCAGCCCACCTCCAACGAATGCGTCAAGCGGGTGTGGATATGATCGTTGTCGGTCAGCGGGTGCACCTGCGTCTTGCGCCCCAAACGCCGAAACGAGCCGGCGAAGACAATACGATCGTGATCCTTATGGAACGGACTGCGCCCAATCTCCTCTCGCGAGCCCCCGTGCTTGTCGTTGAGACGCATCGGGTCGAGCAAGCGCTCCCATTGCATGGCGGTCATCGCACTCTCCGGTTGTCGAGGCCTACTCTTTCACATCCATATAATCGCGCGCCCAGGCGCGATACTCGTCCAGCGTAGAGTAACGCGTGGACAACTGCGACGCGCTCAGTTCGCTGGCAGCGATATCGCGCTGCTCGCGCAGGCAGTCGTAGGTGGCCTTGATCGCAGCGAAGTAGGCCGCGTGCCCGTTGACCACCACGCGCACGCCGAGCGCAGCCAAACGCTCGCGATCACGCAGTTCGGGATTGCCGTAGGTGACCAGC
This region includes:
- a CDS encoding YbaY family lipoprotein, producing the protein MSLPNVPRGLHAVLTGLLLLGLVGCASGPDFNTLDARVTFDQPPELSDDAILDVTLKDSDDNATVAESRYTQFDTTATEATLQYDQGAIEAAHTYVLQAEVRDQGRLTHLNRERVEVFNGETGTTPTVTLEPASP
- a CDS encoding HAD family hydrolase, whose protein sequence is MSHPLCLLFDCDGTLVDSEPLLADVMANVLTRAGLPFAASQYMEEFRGVRFANIVAELERRFGALNDATRDAAEAELRHTMQARMSTELQPIPGIREALDQLTEHPRCVASNGPEHKIRRALDSTGLRAYFGDRLYSGYTIERWKPDPELFLHAARAMGVTPEHCVVIDDADVGVAAGLAAGMRTIHINRFPERETTPEGAIALHHMRDLPSAVARLEQLEAVLH
- a CDS encoding MalM family protein produces the protein MPQRPLAALLSGLALTSLAGCATLVPHDDTAVASAKQSQQALAQATDCCDTLAALPYQPLAVGESQSLTLDTQAPMHRFEDGASYFQAFELPSTREPLTFKLTSTIANDQVFAPTVLILNEDFQPTQRVASDKFDYLSPNGFAGARLGATFDITPGPDAAYLVVYSNETARQGTTQYESAEKVYARVRGLALPPGPDPIAEHTATGNVTLESESRETGGGLLTPILGTRSHADSVTETRTATARDEQASSSSGDSDNASAPDFDYRRMINAALKADDIELAMQLAERAEREGHSGTRAWLAERLRSASP
- a CDS encoding NAD-dependent protein deacetylase, which encodes MSDSSASSLATFLSHHSRLFVLTGAGMSTDSGIPDYRDEQGAWKRSPPMTHQTFMHSDTARRRYWARSLVGFQALSEARPGRGHYALAALERAGRLEQLVTQNVDGLHQRAGSRRVIDLHGQADVVRCMHCGATQMRHAVHAALTRLNPHWTGLEASVGPDGDADLAHDDFSDFSLLSCARCGDGIFKPDVVFFGDSVPRPRVDAAFAALERADAMLVVGSSLMVYSGYRFARRAAELGKPMACINMGRTRADALFSLKVEASVGETLEAALRHLTVVTPADEVSSRAPAAST
- a CDS encoding nuclease-related domain-containing protein, encoding MAWLEYVLPIIFLAPLGATALVVLALRHLEDGALVSPYDGRTLRESAQSLRDRLDRAYAALFLDGALGPIITLAPLVYGMGRMLFANRHSWLEWALYGLLTTLLALVLCFRLIRDVQRIRRLKLGLACELAVGQELERLIRPEAHPYCVFHDVPTDSTTIDHVVVTPHGIFVVQVSARTPPLDIAGAPRTTVAVSGQRLRFPGWSERQSLAHTQLATAWCRQWLARRSLGDVAVQGVLVLPGWEVEIEKAPTGLMVVNGEGLAALLDGTPLKPINDDVHHHVVQALDQRVKRAEPRAAP
- a CDS encoding maltoporin, with translation MRDSRQLMRRPLLATLVGASCLMPALAHADINPNFFGYARSGIGSTAGGGSQTCFKAAGAPAKYRLGNECETYAELGLGANLFDQQGTSFDFASRVAYVTSQANDDESLKDDDNNIALREMFVTGTNAISGLPDGSTLWAGKRFYKRHDIHMNDYYYWDVSGPGVGISDIDMGFGNLSLAWVRSTGSDGDNLPDEDQRLSDDTIDMRLTDIATNPGGSLQLGLDYGRASLSEWQEDYYDDEGVDYDEGDKGWMGTIEHTQSNWFGGSNTVALQYATDGIITSDGNAVGRSTGSLEQEGDMWRILDHGHVWLVPDKLDLLYAAIYEDKNMDDNTGRKWFSAGVRPVYYWNDIMSTAVELGYDHIEPQSNVGGYDGGDHHLTKLTLAQQWSAGRGAMVRPTIRLFATYAKWSGDAYEERGANEYRQAHALDTNSGPNNVDFNDTDGLTFGAQMEVWWGS
- a CDS encoding deoxyguanosinetriphosphate triphosphohydrolase, translating into MTAMQWERLLDPMRLNDKHGGSREEIGRSPFHKDHDRIVFAGSFRRLGRKTQVHPLTDNDHIHTRLTHSLEVGCVGRSLGMIVGEELRERLPDWITPADLGVIVQAACLGHDIGNPPFGHAGEYAIRDWFKRAEAEGSGLLAELSPAEREDLLTYEGNAQGFRIVTQIEYNQFNGGMRLTAATLGTMLKYPWTVERASRAGKFGCYQSEREQLGEVAERLGLLPHGETAWCRHPLAYLVEAADDICYALLDLEDGLEMGILRYDEVAEVLIQIAGGTPSGYDDMRARGVSQRRRIAALRGAAMERAVNDVAAVFVQHENALLNGTLNGDLLELCHPDLGWGVGTAKQIARERIFQNERKAKLEIGAYTTLGILLEAFIGAAYELHHSGESSFKHQRVLALIGENTPKPSWSLYASYRRMLDFIGGMTDHYAVDLAQEMGGRLRGE
- a CDS encoding translation initiation factor Sui1; this translates as MASLQDQLRGRVYSTEHGETCPECRAPLAECRCAEAAEEERLASLDGIVRLRRETKGRKGKGVTLVEGVPLKTDALKPLAKALKQRCGTGGAIKDGIIEIQGDQRDTLKAELEARGYRVKLAGG